In the genome of Paenibacillus sp. FSL R5-0766, one region contains:
- a CDS encoding family 43 glycosylhydrolase: MTDSITFTNPILEQRADPWVYRHTDGYYYFSASVPAFDRIEIRRTETLEELRDAEPVTAWIKRDTGPMSANIWAPEIHFIDGKWYIHYAAAHTSETNEGLFDHRMYVLENDSANPLEGEWVEKGQIHTRWESFALDATTFEHKGIRYLVWAQKDPDIVGNSNLYIAEMENPWTLRGEQVMISTPEYDWEIIGFKVNEGPAVMHRNGRLFIGYSASATDYNYCMGLLTADENADLLDPASWVKSPEPVFQTCEANGQYGPGHNSFTVSPDGKTDILIYHARNYKDIEGDPLYDPNRHARAQVIHWREDGTPDFGVPVPDGSAVAEAK; encoded by the coding sequence ATGACTGATTCCATTACATTTACTAATCCTATCCTGGAGCAACGTGCTGATCCGTGGGTGTACCGTCATACAGACGGTTACTATTATTTCTCCGCTTCCGTACCAGCCTTTGACCGGATCGAAATCCGGCGAACAGAGACGTTGGAAGAGTTAAGAGATGCTGAGCCGGTAACGGCTTGGATCAAGCGTGACACAGGGCCGATGAGTGCCAACATCTGGGCACCGGAGATTCATTTTATCGATGGAAAATGGTACATACATTACGCTGCGGCTCACACCAGTGAGACCAACGAAGGTCTGTTCGATCACCGTATGTATGTCCTGGAGAACGATTCCGCGAATCCACTCGAAGGAGAGTGGGTAGAAAAGGGACAGATACACACACGGTGGGAATCATTCGCGCTGGATGCAACAACCTTTGAACATAAGGGGATTCGCTATCTGGTCTGGGCGCAGAAAGATCCTGATATTGTGGGCAACTCCAATCTGTACATTGCCGAAATGGAAAACCCATGGACGCTACGCGGCGAACAGGTTATGATCTCTACGCCTGAGTACGATTGGGAAATCATCGGCTTTAAGGTGAATGAAGGCCCAGCCGTGATGCATCGGAATGGGCGGTTGTTTATCGGCTACTCGGCAAGCGCGACCGATTACAATTATTGCATGGGTCTGCTCACCGCAGATGAAAATGCCGATTTGCTTGATCCGGCCAGCTGGGTGAAATCACCCGAGCCGGTATTCCAGACTTGTGAAGCGAACGGCCAATACGGCCCGGGTCATAATAGCTTTACGGTGTCGCCGGATGGCAAGACCGATATTCTGATTTATCATGCGCGTAATTACAAAGACATCGAGGGTGATCCCTTGTATGATCCGAACCGTCACGCCCGTGCTCAAGTGATTCATTGGCGTGAAGATGGCACACCTGATTTCGGTGTTCCTGTTCCAGATGGCAGCGCAGTAGCTGAAGCAAAATAA
- a CDS encoding EcsC family protein: MDSRETLDKELEQILKWEKQQKDLFIWDKIGRLPFAMLDKVMPKALKQKIGDSLNDVGQYVQNGGKFLVQKKKVAKLLQEEAEKSGYSMMDTTYRLEQEAEAEGAAKIHSVENLPLQVLDQVADNITESRTKFAAAQGAATGFGGIVTIAADIPMVMGLSLKVLQEMALCYGYDPDEPLERIFIVKCLQFSSADIVGKKAIIEELAAYDDPDKPIEVVSQMQGWREVFNSYSESFGWKKLFQLVPIAGMVFGSVSNKNTIRDVAEAGKMLYKKRLILQRLK, from the coding sequence ATGGATTCACGCGAGACATTGGACAAGGAACTTGAACAGATTTTGAAATGGGAGAAACAACAGAAAGACTTGTTTATTTGGGATAAAATCGGGCGTTTGCCTTTTGCGATGTTGGATAAAGTGATGCCTAAAGCGCTGAAACAGAAGATCGGAGATTCCCTGAACGACGTGGGTCAGTATGTGCAGAATGGAGGCAAGTTCCTCGTACAGAAGAAAAAAGTAGCCAAGCTGCTGCAAGAGGAAGCCGAGAAGTCCGGTTATTCCATGATGGACACGACCTATCGTCTGGAGCAGGAAGCTGAAGCAGAGGGAGCAGCCAAGATTCATAGTGTAGAAAATCTGCCACTTCAGGTGCTGGACCAGGTGGCCGATAACATCACAGAGAGTCGAACCAAGTTTGCCGCGGCTCAGGGAGCAGCTACAGGTTTTGGTGGCATTGTAACCATTGCAGCAGATATTCCGATGGTGATGGGGCTTTCCTTGAAGGTACTGCAAGAGATGGCTCTATGTTATGGTTATGATCCAGATGAACCGCTGGAGCGTATCTTTATTGTCAAATGTCTGCAATTCTCTTCCGCCGATATTGTAGGCAAGAAAGCGATCATTGAAGAACTCGCAGCTTACGACGATCCGGACAAGCCCATTGAGGTGGTATCGCAGATGCAGGGCTGGCGCGAAGTGTTTAACTCCTACAGTGAATCTTTTGGCTGGAAGAAGCTGTTCCAACTCGTGCCGATTGCAGGCATGGTGTTTGGTTCGGTGAGCAACAAAAATACAATTCGAGATGTAGCTGAAGCAGGCAAAATGTTGTACAAAAAACGGCTGATCCTTCAGCGTTTGAAGTAA
- a CDS encoding prolyl-tRNA synthetase associated domain-containing protein: MLNKQGFYDLLDRNNIVYESIEHPAVYTMEEIFSYQIPHTECIVKNLFLRDDKKHNYYLVTIAGTKSVDLRSLSEKIPSRKLSFASEKDLLEFLGLEKGHVNPMGVFNNIQKNVTVVFDKDLVGQKIGIHPMENTATVFLEFEDVKELITAQGSNVVMCDVE, encoded by the coding sequence ATGTTAAACAAACAGGGTTTCTATGATCTTTTAGATCGAAATAATATCGTTTACGAAAGTATTGAACATCCCGCAGTATACACGATGGAGGAAATATTCTCTTATCAGATTCCACATACAGAATGTATCGTTAAAAATCTGTTTCTGCGTGATGACAAGAAGCACAACTATTATCTGGTGACGATTGCTGGAACGAAGTCCGTTGATTTGAGAAGTTTAAGCGAAAAGATACCTAGCCGCAAATTAAGTTTTGCCAGTGAAAAGGATTTGTTGGAATTCCTCGGATTGGAAAAGGGCCATGTAAATCCAATGGGAGTGTTTAATAACATACAGAAAAACGTGACCGTAGTTTTTGACAAGGATTTAGTTGGTCAGAAAATTGGAATTCATCCCATGGAAAATACGGCGACGGTATTTCTTGAATTTGAAGATGTGAAGGAACTAATTACAGCTCAAGGTAGCAACGTTGTCATGTGTGACGTTGAATAA
- a CDS encoding MFS transporter yields the protein MSTQSTLTKDATARSKAPPGSDAQSTVYRILIAISLVHLFNDSIQSVIPAIFPILKDSMHLTYTQIGWISFAINFTASIMQPVVGWFADKKPTPSILPIGMGFTFTGMLLLAFADSYMAVLISVIFVGLGSAAFHPEGSRVSHMAAGQRRGLAQSIFQVGGNAGQSLAPLLTRWIFIPFGLFGAIGFTGIAAMGIAVQIYIARWYGRMLQSGGYLRRQAAARRAPNPALRKKITAAITLLILLVFVRSWYIASIGSFYAFNLKDTFGLSTEDAQIYIFLFLAAGALGTFFGGPLADRFGKRNLIFLSMAGAAPLALLLPYANLFWTGVLLTIIGFIMLSSFSVTVVYAQMLIPGKIGTVSGLITGLAFGMGGLGALVLGNWIDVFGVSPVMQMCSFLPLLGIFTFLLPSDKLLNIWAKENGSEE from the coding sequence ATGTCTACTCAATCCACTTTAACCAAGGACGCCACAGCGCGTTCGAAAGCCCCACCCGGATCGGATGCCCAAAGCACCGTTTACCGGATACTCATTGCCATCAGTTTGGTTCATCTCTTCAATGATTCGATCCAGTCGGTTATTCCCGCCATTTTTCCGATTCTAAAAGATTCCATGCATCTCACGTATACTCAGATCGGATGGATCTCATTTGCTATTAACTTTACCGCATCCATTATGCAGCCTGTCGTAGGCTGGTTTGCTGATAAAAAACCGACACCATCTATCCTGCCCATTGGCATGGGTTTTACATTTACCGGCATGTTGTTGTTGGCCTTCGCTGACAGTTATATGGCTGTCCTGATTTCCGTTATCTTTGTCGGTCTGGGTTCCGCTGCTTTCCATCCGGAAGGTTCGCGTGTATCACACATGGCTGCCGGGCAACGCCGTGGACTGGCACAGTCCATCTTCCAAGTCGGTGGTAACGCTGGGCAATCCCTTGCCCCATTGCTTACACGTTGGATCTTTATCCCGTTTGGACTGTTCGGTGCCATTGGATTTACAGGCATTGCTGCCATGGGGATTGCAGTTCAGATCTACATCGCCCGTTGGTATGGACGTATGCTGCAATCGGGAGGATATCTGCGTAGACAGGCTGCTGCTCGTCGTGCACCCAATCCTGCTTTGCGCAAAAAGATTACTGCCGCCATTACGCTATTGATCTTGCTCGTCTTTGTTCGTTCCTGGTATATCGCTTCCATCGGCAGCTTCTATGCGTTTAATCTGAAAGATACTTTTGGATTGTCCACAGAGGACGCGCAAATCTATATCTTCCTGTTCCTGGCTGCCGGGGCGCTTGGTACGTTCTTCGGAGGCCCACTGGCAGATCGATTCGGCAAACGTAATCTGATCTTCCTGTCCATGGCTGGAGCTGCTCCACTGGCTCTGTTGCTGCCCTATGCGAATCTGTTCTGGACAGGTGTACTGCTAACCATTATTGGTTTTATCATGTTATCCAGCTTCTCGGTTACGGTTGTATACGCACAAATGCTGATTCCAGGCAAAATCGGAACGGTTTCCGGTCTAATTACTGGTCTGGCATTTGGTATGGGCGGCCTGGGCGCACTCGTGCTGGGCAACTGGATTGACGTCTTCGGCGTATCACCGGTAATGCAGATGTGCAGCTTCCTGCCACTGCTCGGGATTTTCACATTCCTGCTTCCATCCGATAAATTACTCAATATCTGGGCGAAAGAAAACGGTAGTGAAGAGTAA